One Pyrus communis chromosome 4, drPyrComm1.1, whole genome shotgun sequence genomic region harbors:
- the LOC137730889 gene encoding DNA-directed RNA polymerase 1, mitochondrial-like, with amino-acid sequence MWRNFAKKVASRKANPSSQFHLGFATSSSVKFSQESSFIEKTRHFEARNCVNNRLLVMGFRQIGDTASQKDELGRCSLLNPSYFHGVSGFYGYARGYASAAEAIASTDGDEESSGSEEIQELLEDLIRENNKVESHFKQPKKVVAGIGVGKYNLLRKRQIKLETEAWEEAANEYQELLVDMCEQKLAPNLPYIKSLFLGWFEPLRNAIAEDQEACRQPNNRVSHAPYIDHLPADKMAVITMHKLMGLLMTNNGGVGSVRVVQAACAIGEAIENEVRIHRFLEKTKKKKNPTDKKPEDESDPAIIEQEQLTISEQEKLTKEQQRLRKKVNKLIKKQKMKQVREIVKEQEDLKPWGQEAHVKVGCRLIQLLMDTAYIQPPVDQSGDDPLDIRPAFVHVLKTITKDTQKTSRRYGVIECDPLVRKGMEKSARHMVIPYMPMLVPPINWTGYDRGAYLFLPSYVMRTHGAKQQRQVVKRTPRTQLEPVFEALDTLGSTKWRVNKRVLGVIDRIWASGGRLADLVDREDVPLPEEPDTEDETEIKKWKWKVKAAKKENSERHSQRCDIELKLAVSRKMKDEEGFYYPHNLDFRGRAYPMHPYLNHLGSDMCRGILEFAEGRPLEKSGLRWLKIHLANLYAGGVDKLPFDERVAFTENHVDEIFDSAVRPLEGKRWWLGAEDPFQCLAACINLYEALRSPSPETTISYMPVHQDGSCNGLQHYAALGRDKLGAAAVNLVGGEKPADLYSGIAARVLDIMRSDAEKDPATNPNALHARLLINQVDRKLVKQTVMTSVYGVTYVGARDQIKRRLKERNNIADDSALFNAACYAARTTLTALGEMFEAARSIMSWLGECAKVIASENHPVQWTTPLGLPVVQPYRQLGRHLIKTSLQVLTLQRETDKVMVKRQRTAFPPNFVHSLDGSHMMMTAVACKKAGLNFAGVHDSYWTHACDVDEMNGILREKFVELYNAPILENLLEGFQESFPNMTFPPLPDRGDFDLRDVLESPYFFN; translated from the exons ATGTGGAGAAACTTCGCCAAAAAGGTTGCTTCCAGAAAGGCAAATCCTTCGTCACAGTTTCATTTGGGTTTTGCTACTTCTTCTTCAGTGAAATTTTCTCAAGAATCGAGCTTTATCGAGAAAACCAGGCATTTCGAGGCCCGGAATTGTGTAAACAATCGGTTATTGGTGATGGGTTTTCGACAAATTGGCGATACAGCCTCCCAAAAGGACGAATTGGGCAGATGCAGTTTGCTGAATCCGAGTTACTTTCATGGCGTTTCTGGGTTTTATGGCTATGCCAGAGGCTATGCCAGTGCTGCCGAGGCCATTGCGTCGACCGATGGGGATGAGGAGTCGTCGGGGTCCGAAGAAATTCAGGAATTGTTGGAGGATTTGATCAGAGAGAACAACAAGGTGGAGTCCCATTTCAAGCAGCCGAAGAAAGTGGTTGCTGGTATAGGAGTAGGAAAGTACAATCTCCTCCGGAAGAGGCAAATAAAGCTGGAGACCGAGGCGTGGGAAGAGGCGGCGAACGAGTACCAAGAGCTTTTAGTGGACATGTGCGAGCAGAAGCTTGCACCCAATTTGCCATACATTAAGTCATTGTTTCTTGGTTGGTTTGAGCCTTTACGAAACGCCATTGCTGAGGACCAAGAAGCCTGCAGGCAACCGAACAATAGAGTCAGTCATGCTCCGTATATTGATCACTTACCGGCTGATAAGATGGCAGTTATTACAATGCACAAGTTGATGGGGCTGTTGATGACAAATAATGGCGGAGTCGGGAGTGTCAGGGTAGTCCAAGCTGCTTGTGCGATAGGTGAAGCCATTGAGAATGAG GTTAGGATACACAGGTTTTtggagaagacaaagaagaagaagaaccctaCTGACAAGAAGCCCGAAGATGAATCTGATCCTGCGATCATTGAACAAGAACAACTGACGATCAGCGAGCAAGAGAAACTGACGAAAGAACAACAGAGACTTAGGAAAAAGGTTAACAAACTGATAAAAAAGCAGAAAATGAAGCAAGTGAGGGAGATTGTGAAGGAACAAGAAGACTTAAAGCCATGGGGTCAGGAAGCCCATGTTAAG GTTGGCTGTCGATTGATTCAGTTGTTGATGGACACAGCTTATATACAACCTCCAGTTGATCAATCAGGAGATGATCCACTTGATATACGCCCCGCATTTGTACATGTCCTTAAGACTATCACTAAAGACACACA GAAGACTAGTAGGAGATATGGTGTTATAGAATGCGACCCATTAGTTCGCAAAGGCATGGAGAAATCT GCAAGGCACATGGTCATTCCTTATATGCCTATGTTGGTACCCCCTATCAACTGGACAGG GTATGACAGAGGAGCATATTTATTCTTACCATCCTATGTTATGCGAACTCATGGAGCGAAACAACAACGCCAAGTTGTTAAAAGGACTCCTAGGACGCAATTAGAACCTGTTTTTGAG GCCCTGGATACTCTTGGAAGTACCAAATGGAGGGTGAACAAACGGGTACTTGGTGTAATAGACAGGATATGGGCTAGCGGAGGCCGTCTTGCTGACTTGGTTGACCGTGAAGAT GTTCCATTGCCTGAAGAACCAGACACAGAAGATGagacagaaataaaaaaatggaagtGGAAAGTTAAAGCTGCAaagaaggagaatagtgagagACACTCACAGCGGTGTGACATAGAACTCAAACTTGCT GTATCTCGAAAAATGAAGGATGAAGAAGGCTTCTACTACCCGCACAACCTTGATTTCCGTGGTCGTGCTTACCCCATGCACCCATATCTAAACCATCTTGGTTCTGATATGTGCCGAGGCATCCTGGAGTTTGCAGAGGGACGACCTCTTGAAAAGTCAGGCTTACGGTGGTTGAAGATACATTTGGCAAATTTATATGCTGGTGGCGTGGACAAACTACCCTTTGATGAGCGAGTAGCATTTACTGAGAATCATGTGGATGAAATTTTTGATTCGGCAGTCAGACCTCTTGAAGGGAAGCGCTGGTGGTTGGGTGCTGAGGATCCTTTCCAATGCTTGGCAGCATGTATTAATCTCTATGAAGCATTGAGAAGCCCCTCTCCAGAGACTACCATTTCATATATGCCTGTCCACCAG GATGGTTCATGTAATGGTTTACAACATTATGCTGCTCTTGGAAGGGACAAG cTTGGAGCTGCTGCTGTTAATCTTGTGGGGGGAGAGAAACCTGCAGATCTTTACTCAGGAATTGCTGCCAG GGTACTCGATATAATGCGGAGTGATGCAGAGAAAGATCCTGCCACTAATCCAAATGCATTGCATGCTAGGCTGTTAATTAATCAG GTGGATCGTAAATTGGTGAAGCAAACAGTTATGACGTCTGTATATGGTGTTACTTATGTTGGTGCACGTGATCAAATTAAGAGGAGATTAAAAGAGCGTAATAACATAGCTGATGACTCGGCGCTTTTTAACGCAGCTTGCTATGCTGCAAGG ACCACCCTGACTGCACTAGGAGAGATGTTTGAAGCTGCAAGAAGTATTATGAGTTGGCTCGGTGAATGTGCAAAG GTGATAGCTTCGGAGAATCATCCTGTTCAGTGGACCACTCCCCTTGGACTTCCCGTTGTACAACCCTACCGACAATTAGGAAGGCATCTG ATTAAGACTTCCCTTCAGGTGTTGACTTTACAAAGAGAAACTGACAAGGTCATGGTTAAACGGCAGAGGACAGCCTTTCCCCCAAATTTTGTGCACTCCCTTGACGGTTCCCACATGATGATGACTGCTGTTGCCTGCAAGAAAGCAGGCTTAAATTTTGCAG GAGTACATGACTCATATTGGACGCATGCATGTGATGTTGACGAAATGAATGGGATACTAAGGGAGAAATTTGTTGAACTCTACAATGCACCGATACTGGAGAAT TTGTTGGAGGGCTTTCAAGAGTCTTTCCCCAACATGACTTTTCCCCCGTTGCCAGATCGTGGAGACTTCGATCTCAGAGATGTTCTTGAATCTCCCTATTTCTTCAACTAG
- the LOC137730890 gene encoding heat shock protein 90-5, chloroplastic, translating to MAPVLSRSMATASLASLPSSSPFALRNPSRALSLRSAFVPQNGLRKGFSCGGLKWKVESRNRRVSVRCDAAVADKEEATDAPGERFEYQAEVSRLMDLIVHSLYSHKEVFLRELVSNASDALDKLRFLSVTEPHLLGDSGELQIRIKPDPDNGTVTISDTGIGMTKEELIDCLGTIAQSGTSKFLKALKENKDLGADNGLIGQFGVGFYSAFLVADKVVVSTKSPRSDKQYVWEAAADSSSYVIKEETNPENLIQRGTQITLYLRPDDKYEFSEPARIQGLVKNYSQFVSFPIYTWQEKSRTVEVEEEEEPKEGEEPKPEGEKKKKTKTEKYWDWELANETKPIWMRSPKEVQKEEYQEFYKKTFSEFLDPLGYTHFTTEGEVEFRSVLYIPGMGPLNNEDVVNPKTKNIRLYVKRVFISDDFDGELFPRYLSFVKGVVDSNDLPLNVSREILQESRIVRIMRKRLVRKTFDMIQDISESENKEDYKKLWENFGRFIKLGCIEDSGNHKRITPLLRFYSSKSGEELIGLDDYVENMPENQKAIYYLASDSLQSAKSAPFLEKLVQKGIEVLYLVEPIDEVAIQNLQTYKEKKFVDISKEDLELGDEDEVKERETEQQYTLVCDWIKQQLGDKVAKVQVSKRLSSSPCVLVSGKFGWSANMERLMKAQALGDTASLEFMRGRRILEINPDHPIVKDLKAACKNAPDSTDAKRAVELLYDTALISSGFTPDSPADLGNKIYEMMAMALGGRWGRLEDEEAADGTNAAESDANAAEAVEAQVVEASEVRTESDPWSD from the exons ATGGCTCCAGTTCTGAGCAGAAGCATGGCAACTGCTTCTCTGGCTTCGCTTCCTTCTTCGTCTCCATTCGCACTCAGAAACCCCAGCAGGGCCTTGAGCCTCAGAAGCGCTTTTGTGCCGCAGAATGGGCTCCGAAAGGGCTTCTCGTGCGGTGGATTGAAGTGGAAGGTTGAGAGCAGGAACAGACGGGTGTCCGTCCGCTGCGACGCGGCGGTTGCCGACAAGGAGGAGGCCACCGATGCCCCCGGTGAGAGATTCGAGTACCAGGCCGAG GTGTCTCGGCTTATGGATTTGATAGTTCATAGTCTATACAGCCACAAGGAGGTGTTCCTTAGAGAGCTTGTGAG TAATGCTAGTGATGCATTGGACAAGCTAAGATTTTTGAGTGTGACTGAGCCCCATCTGCTTGGAGATTCTGGTGAGCTACAGATACGCATCAAACCTGATCCAGACAATGGGACTGTCACTATCTC GGATACTGGTATTGGAATGACAAAAGAGGAACTCATTGACTGCCTTGGAACCATTGCTCAGAGTGGTACTTCAAAGTTTCTAAAGGCTCTGAAG GAAAACAAGGATCTTGGTGCAGACAATGGCTTGATTGGTCAATTTGGTGTTGGGTTCTATTCTGCTTTTCTTGTTGCTGACAAG GTGGTTGTCTCTACAAAAAGCCCAAGGTCAGACAAGCAATATGTTTGGGAAGCAGCAGCTGACAGTAGCTCTTATGTTATTAAGGAAGAAACTAATCCTGAAAATCTCATACAACGTGGAACACAGATTACCCTCTATTTAAGG CCGGATGACAAGTATGAATTCTCAGAGCCGGCCCGGATCCAGGGTTTAGTGAAGAATTACTCACAGTTTGTTTCCTTCCCCATCTATACATGGCAAGAAAAATCTAGGACTGTTGAG gttgaagaggaggaagaaccaaAAGAAGGAGAAGAACCAAAACCAGAG ggtgagaagaaaaagaagacaaaaactGAGAAGTATTGGGATTGGGAATTAGCCAATGAAACAAAGCCTATATGG ATGCGGAGTCCAAAGGAAGTTCAAAAAGAGGAGTATCAAGAATTTTACAAGAAAACTTTTAGTGAGTTCCTGGATCCACTTGGATACACTCACTTCACCACTGAG GGTGAGGTGGAGTTCAGGAGTGTTCTCTATATTCCTGGAATGGGGCCTCTTAACAATGAAGATGTAGTAAATCCTAAAACAAAGAATATACGTTTGTATGTGAAGCGGGTATTTATCTCAGATGATTTTGATGGTGAACTG TTTCCGCGATACCTGAGCTTTGTTAAGGGTGTGGTGGATTCAAATGATCTTCCTCTTAATGTTTCTCGCGAGATTCTTCAAGAAAGTCGAATT gtaagaatcaTGAGAAAGAGACTTGTGCGGAAGACATTTGACATGATTCAAGATATTTCTGAGAGTGAAAATAAAGAG GATTACAAGAAATTATGGGAGAACTTTGGCAGGTTCATAAAGTTAGGTTGCATTGAGGACTCTGGAAATCACAAGCGCATAACACCCCTGTTGCGGTTCTACTCTTCAAAAAGTGGGGAAGAACTGATAGGCTTAgatgattatgttgaaaacaTGCCTGAGAACCAGAAGGCAATCTATTACTTGGCATCAGACAGTCTACAAAGTGCAAAAAGTGCCCCTTTCTTGGAAAAGTTGGTCCAAAAAGGCATTGAG GTTTTGTATTTAGTTGAACCTATTGATGAAGTGGCTATCCAGAATCTACAgacatacaaagaaaagaagttTGTAGACATCAGCAAGGAAGATTTGGAGCTTG GTGACGAAGATGAGGTCAAAGAAAGGGAAACTGAACAACAATACACTCTTGTGTGCGACTGGATAAAGCAGCAACTTGGTGATAAGGTGGCGAAAGTCCAAGTCTCGAAGCGTCTAAGCTCATCTCCCTGTGTACTTGTTTCTGGAAAGTTTGGATGGTCTGCCAACATGGAGAG ATTGATGAAAGCACAGGCCCTTGGAGACACTGcaagtttggagttcatgagGGGCAGGAGAATATTGGAAATTAACCCAGATCATCCCATTGTTAAGGACCTAAAG GCTGCTTGCAAGAATGCCCCTGACAGCACTGATGCCAAGAGAGCTGTAGAACTCTTGTATGACACAGCATTGATCTCCAGTGGATTCACG CCCGACAGCCCAGCTGATTTGGGAAACAAGATATACGAGATGATGGCAATGGCCCTCGGGGGAAGATGGGGTAGATTGGAAGACGAGGAGGCGGCTGACGGTACTAATGCGGCAGAATCCGATGCGAATGCCGCTGAAGCGGTGGAAGCACAAGTAGTTGAAGCATCAGAAGTGAGGACAGAGAGTGATCCATGGAGCGATTAG
- the LOC137730891 gene encoding amino acid transporter AVT6A-like, with protein MTTDSKNPRNPTKWKQPTNEDSPLLPSRTDQDDEPAAGEFNGASFTGAVFNLSTTIIGAGIMALPATMKVLGLGVGIGMIVFVAVLTEASVEMLLRFSRVGKAATFGGVMGDAFGKAGKVVFQLCILVNNLGTLIIYMIIIGDVLSGTSSTGVHHAGVLEGWFGEHWWNGRTFVLLVATIFVFAPLASLKRIDSLRYTSALAVALAIVFLVITAGIVVTKLFYGGISMPRLLPNVSDIASVWNLFTVVPVLVTAFICHFNVHTIDSELEDTSLIQPIVQTSLALCSTVYILTSFFGFLLFGDSTLDDVLANFDTNLGIPYSFLLNDIVRISYALHLMLVFPVIFHPLRLNLDDLLFPSSRPLVSDNCRFTLSTIGLISLVFLGANFIPSIWDVFQFSGATATVCIGFIFPAAIALRDKHGIATTKDKILSVFMIGLAVFANLMAIYSNATALFKEKV; from the exons ATGACCACTGACAGCAAAAATCCCAGGAATCCAACAAAATGGAAGCAACCTACGAACGAGGATTCTCCGCTACTGCCAAGTCGGACGGACCAAGATGATGAGCCAGCAGCGGGGGAGTTTAATGGGGCATCTTTCACCGGCGCGGTGTTTAATCTGTCGACCACCATTATTGGCGCCGGGATTATGGCGCTGCCGGCCACCATGAAAGTGTTGGGACTCGGCGTTGGGATTGGGATGATCGTGTTTGTGGCGGTTCTGACGGAGGCGTCGGTGGAGATGCTGCTGAGGTTCAGTAGGGTCGGGAAGGCTGCGACTTTTGGAGGGGTGATGGGGGATGCTTTTGGGAAAGCTGGGAAAGTTGTGTTTCAGCTGTGCATCTTGGTTAACAATCTTGGAACCCTCATCATCTACATGATCATCATTG GTGACGTGCTTTCTGGAACTTCTTCAACTGGAGTTCACCATGCTGGGGTGTTAGAAGGGTGGTTTGGTGAACACTGGTGGAACGGCCGCACCTTCGTTCTGCTCGTCGCAACCATCTTCGTGTTTGCTCCATTGGCATCGTTGAAGCGAATAG ATTCGTTGAGATACACATCTGCTTTAGCAGTTGCGCTGGCGATTGTTTTTCTTGTTATTACTGCAGGAATTGTAGTTACTAAACTCTTTTATGGAGGTATTTCCATGCCCAGGCTCCTCCCTAACGTGTCGGATATTGCATCTGTGTGGAATCTCTTCACAGTTGTTCCTGTCCTTGTGACGGCCTTCATCTGCCACTTCAACG TGCATACTATCGACAGTGAGCTCGAAGACACTTCCTTGATTCAACCAATTGTACAGACATCATTGGCTTTGTGCTCTACTGTTTACATTCTGACTAGCTTTTTCGGTTTCCTCCTATTCGGGGACTCAACTCTTGACGATGTGCTAGCCAATTTCGACACCAACCTTGGCATCCCTTACAGCTTTTTGCTCAATGATATCGTTCGCATCAGCTATGCCCTCCACCTCATGCTTGTTTTTCCCGTTATTTTCCATCCACTGCGACTCAACTTGGATGACCTCCTCTTTCCTTCGTCTAGGCCTCTGGTTTCCGACAATTGTAGGTTTACATTAAGCACCATCGGACTAATTTCTCTCGTCTTCTTGGGCGCAAATTTTATTCCCAGCATCTGGGATGTTTTCCAGTTCTCTGGAGCGACCGCTACAGTCTGCATCGGATTCATCTTTCCTGCTGCCATCGCTCTAAG GGACAAACACGGCATAGCAACGACGAAGGACAAGATCTTATCCGTTTTCATGATCGGTCTGGCTGTGTTTGCGAATCTGATGGCGATATACAGCAATGCTACTGCCTTGTTCAAAGAGAAGGTGTGA